The Solibacillus sp. FSL W7-1464 genome contains a region encoding:
- the bioB gene encoding biotin synthase BioB has product MNWVQLAEEVLQGKILTNEEALAIVHAPDDELLLLMQGAFIIRKHYYGKKVKLNMIMNAKSGYCPENCGYCSQSSISTAPIEKYPFITKEEIIAGAKKAFENQIGTFCIVASGRGPTRKDVKVVSEAVQEIKEKYGLKVCACLGLLKDEQAEQLKTAGVDRYNHNLNTSEKHHDYITTSHTYKDRVNTVEISKKYGMSPCSGAIIGMRETKQDVVDIAYALHALDADSIPINFLNAIDGTKLEGTKELDPRYCLKVLALFRYINPTKEIRIAGGREINLGSLQPLGLFAANSIFVGDYLTTEGQEENADYALIRDLGFEVEVNERQAALQN; this is encoded by the coding sequence ATGAATTGGGTTCAATTAGCTGAAGAAGTTCTACAAGGAAAAATACTTACAAATGAAGAAGCGTTAGCAATTGTACATGCACCCGATGATGAATTGCTGCTATTAATGCAAGGAGCCTTCATCATTCGAAAACATTACTACGGTAAAAAAGTAAAATTGAATATGATTATGAATGCAAAAAGTGGCTATTGTCCTGAAAATTGCGGCTACTGCTCACAATCGTCAATTTCTACAGCACCAATCGAAAAATATCCGTTTATAACAAAAGAAGAAATTATTGCTGGAGCTAAAAAAGCGTTTGAAAATCAAATTGGAACGTTTTGTATTGTTGCAAGTGGACGCGGACCGACACGTAAAGATGTAAAGGTTGTAAGTGAAGCGGTCCAGGAAATTAAAGAAAAATACGGATTAAAAGTATGCGCTTGTTTAGGGCTGCTGAAAGATGAACAGGCAGAACAATTAAAAACAGCGGGAGTCGATCGCTATAATCATAATTTGAATACATCCGAAAAGCATCACGATTATATTACAACTTCACATACATATAAAGATCGGGTCAATACGGTTGAAATTTCTAAAAAATATGGGATGTCACCTTGCTCGGGGGCCATTATTGGAATGCGTGAAACAAAACAGGATGTTGTCGATATTGCCTATGCACTTCATGCACTGGATGCAGACTCCATTCCGATCAACTTTTTAAATGCAATTGACGGTACAAAACTGGAAGGTACAAAGGAGCTGGATCCCCGCTATTGCTTAAAAGTACTCGCCTTATTCCGTTACATTAATCCAACAAAGGAAATAAGGATCGCGGGAGGGCGTGAAATCAACTTGGGCTCATTACAGCCACTTGGATTGTTTGCGGCAAATAGTATCTTTGTAGGTGATTATTTAACTACAGAAGGTCAGGAGGAAAATGCGGATTATGCATTAATCAGAGATTTAGGCTTTGAGGTTGAAGTGAACGAGAGACAAGCAGCGCTCCAAAATTAA
- a CDS encoding ABC transporter permease, with protein MSKFKVLIKKLYKQKITSKSFILTTLLYLAVLSGFMFWSEIKDLIFSGDADTIAVVNETEFDIAQVLQDTDDVEYVYVDSGDISDKLKDGDYYAAFTLSDAEGKLAAKIESYDPLPLNDQQDFQSALSQAGQLYAMSQMELSPEQQQLLLSSEPVITLNSLNEAANDGKSAEEKMAGVWVSYAIGIIIYIFVASYLSMITTDVASEKGSRALEMLLVSVKPEVHFRSKIVGVFLVALTQFVVLFGGLILLLRFSDGGNKWSIVTDLLDSLSMSYFLYIIGFLFLTIFMYLIIGALFGSLVSKVEEAGQVMMPAMMLTLVGFYVMLTGMGNPDTMLIKVFSYIPFTSGMVMPMRIGATDMNAIEPIISLAILVGTVLVLYFMSLSFYKRSVLTYSSGGIIEKMKTVFKVTT; from the coding sequence TTGTCTAAATTTAAAGTACTCATTAAAAAATTATATAAACAAAAAATTACTTCGAAATCCTTTATTTTAACTACTTTGCTTTATTTAGCAGTGCTAAGCGGGTTTATGTTCTGGTCTGAAATCAAAGACCTCATTTTCTCGGGGGATGCCGATACAATTGCCGTTGTAAACGAAACGGAATTTGATATCGCGCAAGTGCTGCAGGATACAGATGATGTGGAATATGTATATGTTGATTCGGGGGATATCTCGGATAAATTGAAGGACGGCGATTATTATGCCGCCTTTACCTTATCGGATGCAGAAGGCAAACTAGCGGCGAAAATTGAATCATACGATCCGCTTCCGTTGAATGACCAGCAAGATTTCCAAAGTGCGCTAAGTCAGGCAGGTCAGCTGTATGCGATGAGTCAAATGGAATTATCACCAGAACAGCAACAGCTATTATTGTCGTCAGAGCCGGTTATCACATTAAATTCTCTCAATGAAGCGGCGAATGACGGTAAATCCGCTGAAGAAAAAATGGCAGGTGTGTGGGTTTCCTATGCGATTGGAATTATCATTTATATTTTTGTCGCATCGTATTTATCAATGATTACAACAGATGTTGCTTCGGAAAAAGGATCGCGTGCACTGGAAATGTTATTAGTGAGCGTGAAGCCTGAAGTACATTTCCGTTCGAAAATTGTTGGTGTATTTTTAGTCGCACTTACACAATTTGTCGTTCTGTTCGGCGGACTTATTTTACTGCTTCGCTTTTCAGATGGCGGAAACAAATGGTCAATTGTGACCGATTTGCTTGATTCACTGTCAATGAGCTACTTCCTTTATATTATCGGTTTCTTATTCTTAACGATCTTCATGTATTTAATTATCGGCGCATTATTCGGTTCGCTTGTATCAAAAGTAGAAGAGGCAGGGCAAGTAATGATGCCGGCAATGATGCTGACACTTGTTGGATTCTATGTCATGCTGACAGGTATGGGCAACCCGGATACAATGCTGATCAAAGTATTCTCGTACATTCCGTTTACATCAGGTATGGTGATGCCGATGCGTATAGGTGCAACGGATATGAATGCCATTGAACCAATCATTAGCCTCGCTATTCTAGTTGGAACAGTCCTGGTGCTGTACTTCATGAGTCTGTCATTCTACAAACGCAGTGTACTGACGTATTCATCAGGCGGTATTATTGAAAAAATGAAAACGGTATTTAAAGTAACAACATAA
- a CDS encoding ABC transporter ATP-binding protein, with protein MVLQLKDVTKRYRDFVAVNRLNFTIEKGEIFGLIGQNGAGKTTTFRMILDLQDTTEGIITWDGQPIKSVSRDFLGYLPEERGIFPQMKVEEQLYFFGELHGMDKGELKKDIDFWIERFDLEEKRHVKAETLSKGNKQKVQLIASFIHKPAFLILDEPFSGLDPVNMELLKNAIMHLRDQGMTILFSSHQMDNVEELCDHLCLLKRGESLFSGSLLDLKKQYGKTKLTVRTDKSFEVLSKYPGVNHVKMERDSQAVLTLEDERYAPEIFELLSNGNYIEKFSLDYLSLHEIFKEKVGAGLV; from the coding sequence ATGGTGTTACAACTGAAAGATGTGACGAAACGCTATCGGGATTTCGTAGCAGTAAATCGATTGAACTTTACAATTGAAAAAGGTGAAATATTCGGTTTGATCGGGCAAAATGGTGCAGGTAAAACGACTACATTCCGAATGATACTGGATTTACAGGATACGACAGAAGGTATAATAACGTGGGATGGGCAGCCGATCAAATCGGTGAGCCGTGATTTTTTAGGTTATTTACCGGAAGAGCGCGGTATTTTCCCGCAAATGAAAGTCGAAGAGCAGCTGTACTTTTTCGGGGAGCTGCATGGTATGGATAAAGGCGAGCTGAAAAAGGATATCGACTTCTGGATCGAGCGCTTTGATCTGGAAGAAAAGCGACATGTGAAAGCCGAGACTTTGTCAAAAGGGAATAAGCAAAAGGTTCAATTAATCGCCAGCTTTATCCACAAACCGGCCTTTTTAATTCTGGATGAACCGTTTAGCGGACTGGACCCGGTTAATATGGAGTTATTAAAAAACGCGATTATGCATTTGCGTGACCAGGGAATGACCATATTATTCTCCAGTCATCAAATGGATAACGTCGAAGAGCTGTGTGACCATTTATGCTTGCTAAAACGCGGTGAATCCCTGTTTTCAGGCTCGCTGCTTGATCTGAAAAAACAGTATGGCAAAACAAAGCTGACTGTACGTACCGACAAATCTTTTGAAGTATTGAGCAAGTATCCAGGTGTGAATCATGTCAAAATGGAAAGGGATTCGCAGGCAGTCCTGACACTTGAAGATGAAAGATATGCACCTGAAATTTTTGAGCTGCTATCAAACGGCAATTACATCGAAAAATTCAGTCTGGATTATTTATCGCTGCATGAAATCTTCAAAGAGAAAGTAGGTGCCGGCCTTGTCTAA
- a CDS encoding N-acetylmuramoyl-L-alanine amidase encodes MNQKLITLVVAIFLVCTLAVTPTSAKVVFADVATTDAAYDEIQYLISLGAINGYQEVNGKTNFKPNNSVTRGHAAKMAVIAAGKSPLKVSKSSYTDVKVGTELSTYIERARELGLFTKTSGQFNPNEPLSREEMSHVLAKAFNLNVSDYQNLAMYFQDVSTTNTYAPYIKAIYYNGITIGSGNGKYMPKSTVTRAQFASFIARAKSDEFRLALPERNTSGNTGKIVFADVGANYAAYEEIQYLISLGAINGYLENGKTYYKPNNSVTRGHAAKMAVISAGKGPLKVSQSSYTDVKVGTELSLYIERARELGLFTKTSGQFNPNEPLSREEMSHVLAKAFNLNESDYKDLAMYFQDVPGTNTYAPYIKAIYYNGITIGSGNGKYLPKSTVTRAQFASFIARAKSNQFRLPLPEKLEAVDTSQVIGLISVTTDGLNVRTKPTTSGTVMGQVDTGGKLSVYAVEDNWLKVSYQGAYGYISKSYAKFLEQDGNSIGQSTKSVTANATLNLYYKPTSSSKKITQISTGTTLSVYKEISGYYLTMVNGIPGYIVKNSTTVVAGSEVEPPKTDTGNNNSNPVTTSTTGKVTVSTLNMRQSASDSSPKIKSLSKGTVVAVHSISGFWAKVTSGNDTGYVHKSYLKLTNGTGSAVKGRIIILDPGHGGKDPGAVNSGHTEKAIVLKVSNLVKQKLEANGAKVFTTRAGDTFPTLQERVNFTKSNYGEVFVSIHVNAATSTSAKGTETYYSISSGDQFEEDKKLATYINNEIVTNANMKNRGVKEAQYYVTRNMIIPSVLVELGFISNAEDRKKLINDKYVEIYAQSIYNGIVDYYKK; translated from the coding sequence ATGAATCAAAAACTGATTACATTGGTTGTTGCAATCTTCCTCGTTTGTACACTAGCTGTTACACCGACATCAGCTAAAGTAGTATTTGCAGATGTTGCGACAACCGATGCCGCTTACGATGAAATCCAGTATTTAATTAGCCTTGGGGCGATTAATGGATATCAGGAAGTAAACGGCAAAACGAATTTCAAGCCGAATAATAGTGTGACACGGGGGCATGCTGCTAAAATGGCAGTCATTGCTGCAGGTAAAAGTCCGCTAAAAGTAAGTAAATCTTCTTACACAGATGTAAAAGTCGGTACGGAATTATCAACGTATATAGAACGGGCAAGAGAGCTTGGACTATTTACAAAAACATCAGGACAATTTAATCCTAATGAACCTTTGTCACGTGAAGAAATGAGTCACGTTTTAGCAAAAGCATTTAATTTAAATGTAAGTGACTATCAAAATTTGGCGATGTATTTCCAGGATGTTTCGACTACAAATACATATGCTCCGTATATTAAAGCAATCTACTATAATGGAATAACGATCGGCAGCGGCAACGGCAAGTACATGCCAAAAAGCACTGTTACACGAGCGCAGTTCGCATCGTTTATCGCACGTGCAAAAAGCGATGAATTCCGTCTAGCTTTACCTGAACGTAATACTTCAGGAAATACTGGCAAAATTGTATTTGCGGATGTTGGTGCCAATTATGCCGCATACGAAGAAATCCAATATTTGATTAGCCTCGGGGCGATTAACGGATATCTGGAAAACGGCAAAACGTACTACAAACCGAATAATAGTGTGACACGTGGACATGCTGCAAAAATGGCTGTCATCTCTGCAGGTAAAGGTCCGCTAAAAGTATCACAATCTTCGTATACTGATGTAAAAGTCGGTACGGAATTATCACTGTATATAGAACGGGCAAGAGAGCTTGGACTATTTACAAAAACATCAGGACAATTTAATCCTAATGAACCTTTGTCACGTGAAGAAATGAGTCACGTATTAGCAAAAGCATTTAATTTAAATGAAAGTGACTACAAAGACTTAGCAATGTATTTCCAGGATGTACCGGGTACAAATACATATGCTCCGTATATTAAAGCAATCTACTATAATGGAATAACGATCGGCAGCGGCAATGGCAAGTACTTGCCAAAAAGTACTGTTACACGAGCACAGTTTGCATCGTTTATCGCACGTGCAAAAAGCAATCAATTCCGTTTGCCTCTTCCAGAGAAGCTTGAGGCAGTAGATACATCACAGGTAATTGGACTTATCTCGGTGACAACGGATGGCTTGAATGTTCGTACAAAGCCGACAACATCCGGTACTGTTATGGGTCAAGTGGATACTGGCGGGAAATTATCAGTCTACGCGGTGGAAGATAATTGGCTGAAAGTATCTTACCAAGGCGCTTATGGCTATATTAGTAAATCGTATGCCAAATTCCTTGAGCAAGACGGGAATTCAATTGGACAATCAACAAAATCTGTTACAGCCAACGCAACATTGAATCTTTATTACAAACCGACATCTTCATCGAAAAAGATTACACAAATTTCGACGGGAACAACTTTGTCGGTGTATAAGGAGATTAGTGGTTATTATTTAACAATGGTGAACGGTATTCCGGGCTATATTGTAAAAAATAGTACGACGGTAGTTGCTGGATCGGAAGTTGAACCGCCAAAAACGGATACGGGAAATAATAACAGTAATCCTGTTACGACATCCACAACTGGTAAAGTAACAGTTTCGACTTTAAATATGCGTCAATCCGCATCTGACTCTTCACCAAAAATCAAAAGCCTGTCTAAAGGAACGGTTGTTGCGGTGCATTCAATATCAGGTTTCTGGGCAAAAGTAACATCGGGCAACGATACAGGCTATGTGCATAAATCGTACCTTAAACTCACGAACGGAACTGGCAGTGCTGTTAAAGGCCGTATTATCATTTTAGACCCAGGTCACGGTGGTAAAGATCCGGGTGCTGTGAATTCAGGTCATACAGAGAAAGCGATTGTTTTAAAAGTTTCGAATCTTGTAAAACAGAAGCTTGAAGCAAATGGCGCAAAAGTTTTCACAACACGTGCAGGGGATACTTTCCCAACATTACAAGAGCGTGTGAACTTTACGAAGAGCAATTACGGTGAAGTATTTGTCAGTATCCATGTCAATGCTGCGACATCAACGAGTGCAAAAGGAACGGAAACGTACTACAGCATTTCGAGTGGTGACCAGTTTGAAGAGGATAAAAAGCTTGCAACGTATATCAACAACGAAATCGTCACAAATGCGAACATGAAAAACCGTGGTGTAAAAGAAGCACAGTATTATGTGACACGCAATATGATCATTCCTTCTGTATTGGTAGAACTTGGGTTCATCTCGAATGCAGAAGACCGTAAAAAATTAATCAATGACAAGTATGTAGAAATCTATGCGCAATCTATTTATAACGGGATTGTCGATTACTACAAAAAATAA
- a CDS encoding YqhV family protein, whose protein sequence is MLGKKTSKDVVTFMDKALIIIIALRIMSGSIELTAAALMFKFNDLEKAFYINTLLALVGPVVLIVTTALALLGLAEKISLTRIICLFCGISLILFSLKSA, encoded by the coding sequence ATGTTAGGTAAGAAAACTAGCAAGGATGTGGTTACATTTATGGATAAAGCACTCATAATAATCATTGCTTTAAGAATTATGTCCGGAAGTATAGAGTTGACTGCTGCTGCATTAATGTTTAAATTCAATGATTTAGAAAAAGCATTTTATATTAATACGCTACTAGCCCTGGTCGGTCCGGTTGTTTTAATTGTTACAACGGCTCTAGCATTGCTTGGTCTTGCAGAAAAAATTTCCCTGACACGAATCATATGTCTTTTCTGCGGAATTTCCCTGATTCTTTTCAGTTTAAAATCAGCATGA
- a CDS encoding MFS transporter, whose translation MKKIHYSWIILAISFCSIIAAGIAMASSGVFLTPFEQEFGWNRQVISLAFGISLFFYGFAGPFMAALLQKFGLKKMMLASMATLLIGLLLIFLMSQSWQLIIIWGVIIGLGSSLFLTVLSPYVANHWFKEKRGLATGILTASTAMGQLILLPVLATIIENYSWRWAVGLIMTISAVMFFIIFLFMRNTPKEIGILPFGQTEELEDAHDQSKGNPIVLAFKGLADAIRAKEFWLLAGSFFFCGFSTNGLVGTHFISYCISFGIPIVTAASLLSFMGVFNMVGTTLSGWLSDRIDNRWLLFWYYLFRGASLVLLPFALMEGNLTWILVFTVFYGLDWVATVPPTINLSRQIFGIHKSAIIYGWIFASHQVGAATAAYGGGMLYSYFNTYTWAFFMAGVCCVMASLFVILIKKQPRPVH comes from the coding sequence TTGAAAAAAATACACTATAGCTGGATTATTCTTGCTATATCATTCTGCTCCATCATTGCCGCCGGGATCGCGATGGCATCATCCGGAGTCTTCCTAACGCCTTTTGAACAGGAGTTCGGCTGGAATCGTCAGGTGATTTCCCTCGCCTTTGGAATCAGCTTGTTTTTCTACGGATTTGCGGGTCCGTTCATGGCTGCATTACTTCAAAAATTCGGGTTAAAGAAAATGATGCTTGCCTCGATGGCAACGTTACTGATCGGGCTTCTCTTGATTTTCCTGATGAGTCAGTCATGGCAATTGATCATTATTTGGGGCGTAATTATCGGGCTTGGATCCAGTCTGTTTTTAACGGTTTTAAGTCCATATGTAGCAAATCACTGGTTTAAAGAAAAAAGAGGGCTTGCCACAGGGATTCTGACCGCGAGTACCGCGATGGGACAGTTAATCCTGCTTCCTGTATTAGCCACAATTATCGAAAACTATTCCTGGCGATGGGCAGTCGGTTTAATCATGACGATTAGTGCAGTTATGTTTTTCATCATCTTTTTATTCATGAGAAACACCCCTAAAGAGATCGGTATCCTCCCTTTTGGACAGACAGAGGAATTAGAGGATGCGCACGATCAATCAAAAGGCAATCCGATTGTTCTGGCATTCAAAGGGTTGGCCGACGCCATACGGGCTAAAGAATTTTGGTTATTGGCAGGAAGTTTCTTTTTCTGCGGCTTTTCAACGAATGGACTTGTAGGGACTCATTTTATTTCCTATTGCATTAGTTTCGGAATTCCTATTGTTACTGCAGCTTCCTTGCTCTCTTTTATGGGGGTTTTTAATATGGTCGGAACAACACTTTCCGGCTGGCTGTCCGATCGGATTGATAATCGCTGGCTTCTGTTTTGGTATTATCTCTTTAGAGGCGCTTCCCTTGTTTTGCTGCCTTTTGCGTTAATGGAAGGCAATCTTACTTGGATTCTTGTGTTTACTGTTTTTTACGGTCTGGATTGGGTAGCAACAGTACCGCCGACCATCAATCTTTCAAGACAGATTTTCGGAATACATAAAAGCGCAATTATTTACGGGTGGATTTTTGCTTCCCACCAAGTAGGCGCTGCAACTGCCGCGTACGGCGGAGGTATGCTCTATTCCTATTTCAATACTTATACGTGGGCGTTCTTTATGGCCGGTGTGTGCTGTGTTATGGCAAGTTTATTTGTTATTTTAATAAAGAAACAGCCTCGCCCTGTACATTAA
- a CDS encoding copper amine oxidase N-terminal domain-containing protein, with the protein MKKIAPLALSVLLLGTVTAYAEQPTAEGTEEVEKTGTFIQHRGNITAVEERENAKLYTAEQDGNVFNFYVDDKTLVFDEHGSEVKLKIGDMISLSIYADQPMILIYPPQYAPSVVIVEKDDTANSVKVAQFDENFLSDDGELKLHLDEKSVIINAKGKKVPAKELKNYNAIVFYGPTTKSIPAQAAPEKIVVFPKLEEEAVNSGIASEIREIIGEDYKEVDGKVMVPLRIIAEELGFKVAATGNGAIISKGALSYTITRGEKTYGHNRALKYFDVAPALLEKNKTYVEYDFVKELLN; encoded by the coding sequence ATGAAAAAAATTGCACCTTTAGCATTATCTGTACTACTACTCGGAACCGTTACTGCTTACGCTGAGCAGCCAACAGCAGAAGGGACTGAAGAAGTGGAAAAAACAGGGACATTTATCCAGCACAGAGGGAATATTACTGCAGTCGAAGAGAGGGAAAACGCTAAATTATATACGGCAGAACAAGATGGCAATGTGTTCAATTTCTATGTTGATGACAAAACACTTGTTTTCGATGAACATGGCAGTGAAGTTAAACTGAAAATTGGTGATATGATTTCACTATCTATTTACGCGGATCAGCCAATGATTTTAATTTATCCGCCGCAATATGCACCATCTGTAGTCATTGTGGAAAAGGATGATACGGCTAACTCAGTAAAGGTCGCACAATTTGATGAAAACTTCTTAAGTGATGACGGGGAATTAAAGCTGCATTTGGATGAAAAGTCGGTCATCATCAATGCAAAAGGCAAAAAAGTGCCTGCGAAAGAATTGAAAAACTATAACGCGATTGTATTTTACGGACCGACAACAAAGAGTATTCCAGCGCAGGCAGCACCTGAAAAAATTGTTGTGTTCCCAAAACTTGAAGAAGAAGCTGTAAACTCCGGAATCGCATCAGAAATACGGGAAATAATAGGTGAGGATTACAAAGAAGTCGATGGCAAAGTCATGGTGCCGTTACGAATTATTGCTGAAGAACTTGGCTTTAAAGTCGCTGCGACAGGAAACGGCGCTATCATCTCAAAAGGTGCACTGTCTTACACTATTACACGCGGCGAAAAAACATATGGCCATAATCGTGCACTTAAATATTTTGATGTCGCACCGGCATTATTGGAAAAAAACAAAACATATGTAGAGTATGATTTTGTTAAAGAGTTGCTGAACTAA
- a CDS encoding N-acetylmuramoyl-L-alanine amidase, whose translation MLTISAGHYGKGTGASGYMDEGEETVSLVQELGKKLQQKGVKVNVIIDKQSKNQQQNLTYIVKQHNATQREMDVSIHFNSAAAQQKDGIGTEVLYVNPAISSFAQKMSTEIAKAGKFKNRGAKQRTNLAFLNGTAKKAILIEVCFVNSEQDVKLYRSNKNQIIEAIAETLKSYFPNTAPAPPAPPVKPTPAPDPQTITIKALQQKVEAIFNDKEAVREQLKLGIQIGAFQPLWLENFDRGQLTLYDYIALTTLQYQKNISNV comes from the coding sequence ATGCTAACAATTAGTGCAGGTCATTACGGAAAGGGGACAGGTGCCTCAGGCTACATGGATGAAGGAGAGGAGACCGTCTCACTTGTGCAGGAGCTCGGGAAAAAATTGCAGCAAAAAGGTGTTAAGGTCAACGTAATTATCGATAAACAATCTAAAAACCAGCAGCAAAATTTAACGTATATAGTGAAGCAGCATAATGCAACTCAGCGCGAAATGGATGTCAGCATTCATTTTAATTCTGCAGCGGCACAGCAAAAAGATGGGATCGGGACAGAGGTGCTATATGTGAATCCGGCCATTTCTTCATTTGCGCAAAAGATGAGCACTGAAATTGCGAAAGCAGGAAAGTTTAAAAATCGCGGAGCCAAACAGCGTACGAACTTGGCATTTTTGAATGGCACAGCGAAAAAAGCCATTCTCATCGAAGTATGTTTTGTCAATTCAGAGCAAGATGTAAAACTGTACCGGTCAAATAAAAACCAAATAATTGAGGCAATTGCCGAGACATTAAAAAGCTATTTTCCAAATACGGCACCAGCACCACCAGCACCACCAGTAAAACCGACACCAGCACCAGACCCGCAAACTATCACGATCAAGGCATTGCAGCAAAAAGTGGAAGCAATTTTCAATGACAAAGAAGCTGTACGGGAGCAACTTAAACTAGGTATTCAAATAGGTGCATTTCAGCCATTATGGTTGGAAAATTTCGATCGTGGACAATTAACGTTATACGATTATATCGCACTTACAACATTGCAATATCAAAAAAATATCTCGAATGTGTAA
- a CDS encoding EamA family transporter — translation MKNKRMIGFLLVVCGSFFWGIGGTMAQQLFSLGIEVNWLVSTRLVIAGILLLIAQAIFKDRGQIFKIWREKRDAFRLLVFAIIGMLGVQYTYMASIKEGNAAVATLLQYLAPVMIIIWVTLRGLSKFTKKDAVTIVLALSGSFFLLTNGSLSAFAVPLPSILWGLLSGVTLAFYTLYVIPLLKRFDSLVVVGWAMLLAGLTMSLVQPPWDVDISVWTGATVFYLFVVIIFGTMLAFWFYIESLQTLTAKETSLLGNIEPLTAVLATVLWLKEPFGGFQWLGSSLILVMMVYIALKADREKLEERNDVGDADARVDV, via the coding sequence ATGAAAAACAAACGAATGATTGGATTTTTATTAGTTGTGTGTGGCAGTTTTTTCTGGGGAATCGGCGGAACGATGGCACAACAACTGTTTTCTCTTGGTATCGAAGTGAACTGGCTAGTCTCAACTCGTCTTGTCATTGCCGGTATTCTTTTATTAATTGCCCAGGCAATATTTAAAGATCGCGGCCAGATTTTCAAGATTTGGCGGGAAAAAAGGGATGCATTCCGCCTGCTCGTTTTCGCGATTATCGGCATGCTGGGGGTTCAGTATACATATATGGCTTCCATTAAAGAAGGGAATGCAGCGGTCGCAACACTCTTGCAGTACTTGGCACCGGTTATGATCATTATTTGGGTGACACTGCGTGGCCTGTCCAAATTCACGAAAAAAGATGCGGTAACAATTGTGCTGGCGCTTAGCGGAAGCTTCTTTCTATTAACAAACGGTTCACTTTCCGCTTTTGCCGTGCCGCTGCCTTCGATTCTTTGGGGATTATTGTCCGGTGTGACGCTTGCATTTTATACGCTCTATGTCATTCCCCTTTTAAAACGCTTCGACTCACTTGTTGTTGTCGGTTGGGCGATGCTGCTTGCCGGTTTGACGATGAGTTTAGTGCAGCCGCCATGGGATGTGGATATTTCGGTATGGACCGGCGCAACTGTCTTTTATTTGTTTGTCGTCATTATTTTCGGCACGATGCTGGCATTCTGGTTTTACATCGAAAGCCTTCAGACTCTTACTGCCAAAGAAACGAGTCTGCTTGGCAATATTGAACCGCTGACTGCTGTTCTGGCAACAGTTTTATGGTTGAAGGAACCGTTCGGCGGATTCCAATGGCTCGGATCTTCGCTCATTTTAGTGATGATGGTTTATATTGCACTGAAGGCTGATCGGGAGAAGCTTGAGGAACGGAATGACGTTGGGGATGCGGATGCCAGGGTTGACGTTTAA